A genomic stretch from Schaalia odontolytica includes:
- a CDS encoding PTS transporter subunit EIIB, whose amino-acid sequence MAIEEALIDALGGHLNIVEVEPCTMRIRIQVRSQRDVDEAALRVDGVLAVVRSGDVVQIVCGAQSDDVAAAMMGILDGVVHDTSADSLSQRVHA is encoded by the coding sequence ATGGCGATTGAAGAAGCGCTCATCGACGCGCTGGGTGGACACCTCAACATTGTCGAGGTCGAACCCTGCACGATGCGTATCCGTATTCAAGTAAGATCTCAGCGGGACGTTGATGAGGCCGCGCTGCGGGTGGATGGTGTGTTGGCCGTTGTGCGCTCCGGCGATGTTGTTCAGATCGTGTGTGGTGCTCAGTCCGACGATGTGGCCGCGGCGATGATGGGCATCCTCGATGGCGTGGTCCATGACACGTCCGCGGATTCTTTGTCACAGCGCGTTCACGCCTAG